A stretch of Vulpes vulpes isolate BD-2025 chromosome 4, VulVul3, whole genome shotgun sequence DNA encodes these proteins:
- the LOC112912454 gene encoding LOW QUALITY PROTEIN: interferon-induced protein with tetratricopeptide repeats 1B-like (The sequence of the model RefSeq protein was modified relative to this genomic sequence to represent the inferred CDS: substituted 1 base at 1 genomic stop codon) has translation MPFGGTNAKTPETNACLAGPNKSNRHVIEESLVQLRCHFAWELLFEDTEMPDLENRISFLFSKQPTGLCEISENQEALGSLKEAEDLIQQEHDIQSDVRSLVTWGNYAWLYYHMDRLAEAQAYLDKVENTCMKFAAPSCYRMECPQMDGEEGWALLKCGRKNYEQAKACFEKALAEDPENPEFSTGYAITMYRLDSFNMATEASEAFCLQPLKEAIRLNPKDVYIKALLALKLQDLGQEADGEKYIEEALNNTSSQTYVFRYAGKFYRRKGCLDKALQLLKMAQQATPSSAFLHHQIGLCYKAFMIKIKRAANWQCRGQDRENVHRLVHLTIYETEKALMXRPTFKFAYIELAGMYAEIGQYTKAEDTFQKVLYMKNIDNHLQQQIHYHYGHFQEQDKESADKPVTHYLKGLKIKTTSRTREKILTTLEKLAKKRVHQNVHMVESFSILGFIHKLKREGREALECYEKAISLVADFNRVI, from the exons ATGCCCTTCGGGGGTACCAATGCCAAGACACCTGAAACAAACGCATGCCTGGCTGGACC TAACAAATCAAACAGGCATGTTATTGAAGAGAGCCTGGTTCAACTGAGATGTCACTTTGCATGGGAGTTGCTATTTGAAGACACTGAAATGCCTGATTTAGAAAACAGGatctctttcctattttctaaaCAACCTACTGGCCTATGTGAAATATCTGAAAACCAGGAAGCCCTGGGAAGCCTGAAGGAAGCCGAGGACCTAATCCAGCAGGAACATGACATCCAATCAGATGTGAGAAGTCTGGTCACATGGGGCAACTATGCCTGGCTGTATTACCACATGGACAGACTGGCAGAGGCCCAGGCTTACCTGGACAAGGTGGAAAACACTTGCATGAAGTTTGCAGCTCCCTCCTGCTATAGGATGGAGTGTCCCCAGATGGACGGCGAGGAGGGCTGGGCCTTGCTGAAATGTGGAAGGAAGAACTATGAACAGGCCAAGGCCTGCTTTGAGAAGGCTCTGGCAGAGGACCCTGAAAACCCTGAATTCAGCACCGGGTATGCAATCACCATGTACCGCCTAGACAGCTTTAACATGGCTACAGAGGCTAGTGAGGCATTCTGCCTGCAGCCCCTAAAAGAGGCCATCAGGCTAAATCCAAAAGATGTGTATATTAAGGCTCTCCTTGCCCTGAAACTTCAGGACCTGGGACAAGAAGCTGACGGAGAAAAGTACATTGAAGAAGCACTGAACAACACATCCTCCCAGACCTATGTCTTTCGATATGCTGGCAAGTTTTACCGTAGGAAAGGCTGTCTGGATAAAGCTCTTCAGCTCCTAAAAATGGCCCAGCAGGCAACAccctcctctgccttcctgcaTCACCAGATAGGGCTTTGCTACAAGGCATTCATGATCAAAATAAAGAGAGCTGCAAACTGGCAGTGCAGAGGTCAGGATAGAGAAAATGTCCACAGACTGGTTCACTTGACTATATATGAAACTGAAAAGGCTTTGATGTGAAGGCCCACATTTAAGTTTGCTTATATTGAACTGGCTGGCATGTATGCAGAAATAGGGCAATACACAAAGGCTGAGGACACTTTTCAGAAAGTGCTGTACATGAAGAACATTGACAATCATCTACAGCAACAGATTCATTACCATTATGGCCATTTCCAAGAACAGGACAAGGAATCTGCAGATAAACCAGTCACCCATTACTTAAAAGGTCTCAAAATCAAAACAACCTCCCGCACCAGGGAAAAGATTCTTACTACTTTAGAGAAGTTGGCTAAAAAACGTGTTCATCAGAACGTACATATGGTGGAAAGTTTCAGCATCCTTGGGTTCATCCACAAGTtgaaaagggaagggagggaagccCTGGAGTGTTATGAGAAGGCTATTAGCCTGGTTGCTGACTTCAACAGGGTGATTTGA